A single Synergistales bacterium DNA region contains:
- a CDS encoding ATP-binding protein: MLDDLSQHLTDIAENSTSAGARNIDVRCAFRTDEGWRTLEVTDDGRGMDEATCRQVLDPFVTSRTTRCVGLGLPFLKQAAELADGKLALASEPGRGTRLYVCFRADHIDCPPV; encoded by the coding sequence ATGCTTGACGATCTCTCCCAGCATCTGACGGACATTGCGGAGAACAGCACCAGCGCCGGAGCGCGCAACATCGACGTCCGTTGCGCCTTCCGCACCGATGAGGGGTGGCGGACGCTGGAGGTCACAGACGACGGCCGCGGCATGGACGAGGCGACCTGCCGGCAGGTGCTGGATCCCTTTGTGACGAGCCGGACCACCAGATGCGTGGGGCTGGGGCTGCCCTTTCTCAAACAGGCCGCCGAGCTTGCCGACGGGAAGCTGGCGCTTGCCTCGGAGCCGGGGAGGGGAACACGGCTTTATGTCTGCTTCCGCGCCGATCATATCGACTGCCCCCCCGTGG
- the nuoE gene encoding NADH-quinone oxidoreductase subunit NuoE, whose product MVEQVVDVAARTKEIVAPWKGKKGGVIPVLQEAQREFGYLPEEALATISNELKIPTAELYGVATFYSQFHLKPRGRHIIRVCRGTACHVRGSLKILDKIKEMYHVEENDTTEDLRFTLEPVACIGACGLAPCMMVDDDTHGRLTPDKVGEILEQYQ is encoded by the coding sequence ATGGTTGAACAGGTTGTGGACGTGGCGGCCAGGACGAAGGAGATCGTCGCTCCCTGGAAGGGGAAGAAGGGCGGCGTCATCCCCGTCCTGCAGGAGGCGCAGCGGGAGTTCGGCTACCTGCCGGAGGAGGCCCTGGCGACCATCTCCAACGAGCTCAAGATCCCCACGGCGGAGCTCTACGGGGTGGCCACCTTTTACTCCCAGTTCCACCTCAAGCCCCGGGGCCGGCATATCATCCGGGTCTGCCGGGGGACGGCCTGCCACGTGCGGGGGAGTCTCAAGATCCTGGACAAGATCAAGGAGATGTACCACGTGGAGGAGAACGACACCACCGAGGACCTGCGTTTCACCCTGGAGCCGGTGGCCTGCATCGGCGCCTGCGGTCTGGCGCCCTGCATGATGGTGGACGACGACACCCACGGTCGGCTGACCCCCGACAAGGTGGGCGAGATCCTGGAACAGTACCAGTAG
- a CDS encoding aminotransferase class I/II-fold pyridoxal phosphate-dependent enzyme: MWHGRLPREILQASRESYVTRTGSHVHKPVEGGVIDCALGTNPLGMAEAVRAQLAQAQEWDPSVYPAGDARALKERLRGYLGAERTEADEIIVGQGSIDILLTLLRLLLPPGSLLGGVSPQFTDVPLQATLHNIRYHPVVLLPPAYGAERETWIRSVRMRPHVLYIDRPHNPTGQVLPLETLQEICDLCEGQGTWVIVDGAYADYLPPEEWAVGIANPNLIVVRSFSKAMGLAGVRVGYAVIRDRELRNIYRKTHPPFTVSTPGEVLAAAALEDSAFLERTRRYAWRAKERLLDSLQRQALVTGAATDRRTPIMLLQRPRGNLAELFGGAGIAVEPGDGYMHLGENSARIRIPRPDQLEELTQRLERLEAQNTP; encoded by the coding sequence ATGTGGCACGGCAGGCTTCCCAGGGAGATCCTCCAGGCATCGCGGGAGTCCTATGTAACACGGACCGGCAGTCATGTCCACAAGCCGGTCGAAGGTGGTGTGATCGACTGCGCCCTGGGCACCAATCCGCTGGGTATGGCGGAAGCGGTGCGCGCACAGCTGGCGCAGGCCCAGGAGTGGGACCCCAGCGTCTACCCCGCCGGCGACGCCCGGGCGCTCAAGGAGCGCCTCCGGGGCTACCTCGGCGCGGAGCGGACCGAAGCCGACGAGATCATCGTCGGCCAGGGCTCCATCGACATCCTGCTGACGCTGCTCCGGCTGCTCCTCCCGCCGGGCTCCCTGCTGGGCGGCGTGTCGCCGCAGTTCACCGACGTGCCGCTCCAGGCGACGCTCCACAACATCCGCTACCATCCCGTGGTGCTCCTCCCTCCGGCCTACGGCGCCGAACGGGAGACCTGGATCCGTTCGGTGCGGATGCGGCCCCACGTGCTCTATATCGACCGCCCCCACAATCCCACGGGACAGGTGCTCCCCCTGGAGACGCTCCAGGAGATCTGCGATCTCTGCGAAGGACAGGGCACCTGGGTGATCGTCGACGGCGCCTACGCCGACTACCTCCCCCCGGAGGAGTGGGCGGTGGGGATCGCCAATCCCAACCTCATCGTGGTGCGCTCCTTTTCCAAGGCCATGGGGCTCGCGGGGGTGCGGGTGGGCTACGCGGTGATCCGGGACCGGGAGCTGCGCAACATCTATCGCAAGACCCATCCGCCCTTTACGGTGAGCACGCCCGGCGAGGTGCTGGCCGCCGCGGCGCTGGAAGACAGCGCCTTTCTGGAACGGACCCGGCGCTACGCCTGGCGGGCCAAGGAGCGGCTGCTGGACAGCCTCCAGAGACAGGCCCTTGTCACCGGGGCCGCCACGGACCGGCGGACGCCGATCATGCTGCTGCAGCGTCCCCGAGGGAACCTCGCGGAGCTCTTCGGGGGTGCGGGGATCGCCGTGGAACCCGGCGACGGCTACATGCACCTGGGGGAGAACTCGGCGCGCATCCGCATCCCCCGGCCCGATCAGCTGGAGGAACTGACGCAGAGGCTGGAGCGGCTTGAGGCACAGAACACCCCGTAA
- a CDS encoding DUF3536 domain-containing protein: MRHICIHGHFYQPPRENPWLGAVLREPSAAPDHDWNSRITGQCYRPNRAARLVDSRGRIVSMVNNYRHLNFNFGPTLHRWLAEHEPVLAGRITRAGNATEADDGGGNAIAQAYNHMIMPLASPEDRTTQVRWGIADFRSRFGRDPAGMWLPETAADTPTLETLAAEGIRYTILAPRQCRSVTDPDGNRRETPDGAGLDTTRPYRVVLPSGREIAVVFYDGELAQEIAFGPLLDNGDTLARRLATGFPDREEPMLRVVATDGETFGHHHAFGEMALARAVQILSQSREAILTNIADYLDRYPPTWQAEIAERTSWSCVHGVERWRSNCGCSTGGRPGWHQRWRGPLRGAFDSLRARLDNHYSSVCEARGLDPWDLRNEAIALYLDHGGEAPEAFARRHLGEDAAPEAVRELLMLLEAQRMGMFMYTSCGWFFNDIAGVETAQVIAYALRCAELLRDAGGPDAVEQLRSDLAQAEGNRKASPTGAAVLEDVAATRRRTLEDVAASAFLLNREDSYYGFSVEQTRQIYEGGDIDLRLASLTVTDSRTSESWEGSAGGLFVGGAGEVCRLGAFPLPSMKGLGRSFYKGDLLETSNLLQSTFPLGPWKLDVLPPDDRETAARERLHQAERRWASQASEIAAENRRLLVQLHALQIEPPAFLQSAAAFDLKEQLEALLAGAESALELAGESSALEELLYEAHSMGLQPELSFLAPALSTEIHDMLARVASPAERDRGLLQRMRHAFDRAEELGIAIDLWRIQNEMWRILEAFQQSLPPEALELAGRLGFAVPDRQDTLQ, encoded by the coding sequence ATGCGGCATATCTGTATCCACGGGCATTTCTATCAGCCCCCGCGGGAGAATCCCTGGCTCGGGGCGGTGCTGCGCGAACCCAGCGCCGCTCCGGACCACGACTGGAACAGCAGGATCACCGGCCAGTGCTACCGCCCCAACCGGGCCGCCCGCCTGGTGGACAGCCGGGGACGCATCGTCAGCATGGTCAACAACTACCGGCATCTGAACTTCAACTTCGGCCCCACCCTCCACCGCTGGCTGGCGGAACACGAGCCGGTGCTGGCCGGCCGGATCACCCGGGCCGGCAACGCCACCGAGGCCGATGACGGCGGCGGCAACGCCATCGCCCAGGCCTACAACCATATGATCATGCCCCTGGCCTCGCCGGAGGACCGCACCACCCAGGTGCGCTGGGGGATTGCGGACTTCCGCTCACGCTTCGGCAGAGACCCGGCGGGGATGTGGCTGCCCGAAACGGCGGCGGACACGCCCACCCTGGAGACCCTGGCGGCGGAGGGGATCCGCTACACCATCCTGGCCCCCCGGCAGTGCCGGTCGGTGACGGACCCCGACGGCAACCGGCGGGAGACGCCTGACGGAGCGGGCCTGGACACCACCCGGCCCTACAGGGTGGTCCTGCCTTCGGGGAGGGAGATCGCGGTGGTCTTCTACGACGGGGAGCTGGCCCAGGAGATCGCCTTCGGCCCTCTCCTGGACAACGGCGACACCCTGGCCCGCCGGCTCGCCACGGGCTTCCCGGACCGGGAGGAACCCATGCTGCGGGTGGTGGCCACCGACGGGGAGACCTTCGGGCACCACCACGCCTTCGGCGAGATGGCCCTGGCCCGGGCCGTGCAGATCCTCTCCCAGTCCCGGGAGGCCATCCTCACCAACATCGCCGACTATCTGGACCGCTACCCGCCCACCTGGCAGGCGGAGATCGCCGAACGGACCTCCTGGTCCTGCGTGCACGGCGTGGAACGCTGGCGGAGCAACTGCGGCTGCAGCACCGGCGGCCGGCCCGGCTGGCACCAGCGCTGGCGGGGCCCCCTGCGGGGGGCCTTCGACAGCCTCCGGGCGCGACTGGACAACCACTACAGTTCGGTCTGCGAAGCCCGCGGGCTCGACCCCTGGGACCTCCGCAACGAGGCCATCGCGCTCTATCTGGACCACGGCGGGGAGGCCCCGGAGGCCTTCGCCAGGCGGCATCTCGGCGAGGACGCCGCGCCGGAAGCGGTCCGGGAGCTTCTGATGCTCCTGGAAGCGCAGCGGATGGGCATGTTCATGTACACCTCCTGCGGCTGGTTTTTCAACGACATCGCCGGGGTGGAGACAGCGCAGGTCATCGCCTACGCCCTGCGCTGTGCCGAGCTGCTCCGCGACGCCGGCGGCCCCGACGCCGTGGAGCAGCTGCGCTCCGACCTCGCCCAGGCCGAGGGAAACCGGAAGGCCTCCCCCACCGGGGCGGCGGTCCTGGAGGATGTGGCGGCCACCCGGCGACGGACACTGGAGGATGTGGCGGCATCGGCCTTCCTCCTCAACCGGGAGGACAGCTACTACGGCTTTTCGGTGGAGCAGACCCGGCAGATCTACGAGGGCGGCGACATCGATCTGCGGCTGGCCAGTCTGACCGTCACCGACAGCCGGACATCGGAATCCTGGGAGGGAAGCGCCGGAGGGCTCTTCGTGGGCGGCGCCGGCGAGGTCTGCCGTCTGGGGGCCTTCCCCCTGCCCTCCATGAAGGGGCTGGGCCGGTCTTTCTACAAGGGCGACCTGCTGGAGACCTCCAACCTGCTGCAGTCCACCTTTCCTCTGGGTCCCTGGAAGCTCGACGTACTCCCCCCCGACGACCGCGAGACGGCGGCCAGGGAGCGGCTGCACCAGGCGGAGCGCCGCTGGGCCTCCCAGGCCTCGGAGATCGCCGCGGAGAACCGGCGCCTCCTGGTGCAGCTGCATGCGCTGCAGATCGAACCGCCGGCCTTCCTGCAGTCCGCCGCCGCCTTCGATCTCAAGGAGCAGCTGGAGGCGCTGCTGGCCGGCGCCGAGAGCGCCCTGGAGCTGGCGGGCGAGAGCAGCGCTCTGGAGGAGCTCCTCTACGAGGCCCACTCCATGGGGCTTCAGCCGGAGCTCTCCTTTCTCGCCCCCGCGCTGTCCACCGAGATCCACGACATGCTCGCGCGGGTCGCCTCCCCGGCGGAGCGGGACCGCGGCCTCCTGCAGCGGATGCGCCACGCCTTCGACCGGGCGGAGGAACTGGGGATTGCAATCGATCTGTGGAGGATACAGAATGAGATGTGGCGGATTCTGGAGGCCTTCCAGCAGAGTCTCCCGCCGGAGGCCCTGGAGCTGGCGGGGCGGCTGGGGTTCGCCGTGCCCGACCGGCAGGATACCCTGCAATAG
- the glgP gene encoding alpha-glucan family phosphorylase, giving the protein MSVMVHGKNVGQSLRRMVENDPVFRTIAYFSMEIGISHHIPTYSGGLGVLAGDTLKSGADLGVPMVGMTLLYRKGYFNQSFDENGRQQEQPEQWQPERFLQLLPGEISLFIEGRNIRVRTWVHDLVGQGNYPVPVYFLDTDFEGNSPEDRQLTWSLYGGDQRYRLFQEIILGIGGLRMLRDLGYDNIKTFHLNEGHAGFLTLELLREMGYESYDKIREQVVFTTHTPVPAGHDHFPYDLVDRVMPPVYGERLRRMLGENGVSMTEIGLKYSRYINGVSKKHSEVSRRMFNTPNIHSVTNGIHSTTWTCPGMQRLFDKHIPGWRQDPSRLTQALQLPDKELWKAHQSAKMRLLGRVLEETGQELDLDVLTIGFARRAATYKRADLLLKDVKKLLDAASGRVQFLFAGKAHPRDEGGKALIQRIIEASGELDQAVPIVYLPNYDMSLGATLTSGVDLWLNNPRRPREASGSSGMKCAHNGVMNLSVLDGWWLEGWIEDVTGWSIGPEPNEADLIDYDESEDANDLYVKLRDKVIPTYYEHREHWIWMMKHAIALNASFFNTHRMVKDYCHDAYNIYFRGM; this is encoded by the coding sequence ATGTCAGTGATGGTGCACGGCAAGAATGTGGGGCAGTCGCTCCGGAGAATGGTGGAGAACGACCCCGTCTTCCGGACGATCGCCTACTTTTCCATGGAAATCGGCATCAGCCACCATATCCCCACCTACTCGGGGGGCCTCGGCGTCCTCGCCGGGGACACCCTCAAAAGCGGCGCCGACCTGGGTGTGCCCATGGTGGGCATGACGCTGCTCTACCGGAAGGGCTATTTCAACCAGTCTTTCGACGAGAACGGACGGCAGCAGGAGCAGCCGGAGCAGTGGCAGCCGGAGCGGTTTCTCCAGCTGCTGCCCGGCGAGATCAGCCTCTTCATCGAAGGCCGCAACATCCGTGTGCGGACATGGGTCCACGATCTGGTGGGCCAGGGCAACTACCCCGTGCCGGTCTACTTCCTGGACACCGACTTCGAGGGCAACAGCCCCGAGGACCGGCAGCTCACCTGGAGTCTCTACGGCGGCGACCAGCGGTACCGCCTCTTCCAGGAGATCATCCTGGGCATCGGCGGCCTGCGGATGCTCCGGGACCTGGGGTACGACAACATCAAGACCTTCCATCTCAACGAGGGCCACGCCGGCTTTCTGACCCTGGAGCTGCTGCGGGAGATGGGCTACGAGAGCTACGACAAGATCCGCGAACAGGTGGTCTTCACCACCCACACCCCCGTCCCGGCGGGACACGACCACTTCCCCTACGACCTGGTGGACCGGGTGATGCCGCCGGTCTACGGCGAGCGGCTCCGCCGGATGCTGGGGGAAAACGGGGTCTCCATGACGGAAATCGGCCTCAAGTACAGCCGCTACATCAACGGCGTCTCCAAGAAGCACTCCGAGGTGAGCCGCCGGATGTTCAACACGCCCAACATCCACTCGGTGACCAACGGCATCCACTCCACCACCTGGACCTGTCCCGGCATGCAGCGGCTCTTCGACAAGCACATCCCCGGCTGGCGGCAGGACCCCTCACGGCTGACCCAGGCGCTCCAGCTCCCCGACAAGGAGCTCTGGAAGGCCCACCAGTCCGCCAAGATGCGGCTTCTGGGCCGGGTTCTGGAGGAGACCGGCCAGGAGCTGGATCTGGACGTGCTGACCATCGGCTTCGCCAGGCGGGCCGCCACCTACAAGCGGGCCGACCTGCTGCTGAAGGACGTCAAGAAGCTCCTGGACGCGGCCTCCGGGCGGGTGCAGTTCCTCTTCGCCGGCAAGGCCCATCCCCGCGACGAGGGCGGCAAGGCGCTGATCCAGCGGATCATCGAGGCCTCGGGCGAGCTGGATCAGGCGGTGCCCATCGTCTATCTGCCCAACTACGACATGTCCCTGGGCGCCACGCTGACCAGCGGCGTGGATCTCTGGCTCAACAACCCCCGACGACCCCGGGAGGCCTCGGGCAGCAGCGGGATGAAGTGCGCCCACAACGGCGTGATGAACCTCTCCGTCCTCGACGGCTGGTGGCTGGAGGGCTGGATCGAGGATGTCACCGGCTGGTCCATCGGCCCCGAGCCCAACGAGGCCGACCTGATCGACTACGACGAATCGGAGGACGCCAACGACCTCTACGTGAAGCTGCGGGACAAGGTGATCCCCACCTACTACGAGCACCGGGAACACTGGATCTGGATGATGAAACACGCCATCGCGCTGAACGCCAGCTTCTTCAACACCCACCGGATGGTCAAGGACTACTGCCACGACGCCTACAACATCTACTTCCGGGGGATGTAG
- a CDS encoding glycogen synthase, with protein sequence MVPRILHVTPEMAPLIKRGGLGDVAGSLPHALAEEGLDARVVLPAYPGVLEQARRQGRFCHRLQGKLSVALNWRVYHAAVFHTRIGRTSVYLLEQPELFNSETIYPTETTPETTLPFAFLSLAALELPGVTEWRPHIFHVHDWPGALLPTALRWHRHYRHLREEYDTVLTIHNLAHQWITTPDALPVWGIGKESFTLDGLEFFGTVNVLKGGIVTADAISTVSPRYSWEIQGPQGGMGLEGVLTAQRHKLQGILNGLDDTAWDPGADPLLPAHYSSTELKGKGRCREALLRRCGLADDGRPLAVFVGRLFDQKGVDLLLGSAEELAGLGLRLLVLGSGHPAYERAVTELADRYPGDIFARTSFDEELAHLLYAGGDILLMPSLFEPCGLSQMIALRYGTIPVVRAVGGLADTVFDADGMPDGNGFVFTDHTPEELYHAVERALEHWRREDDWKKLITRGMNGDYSWRSSAAAYRRLYEGMMGFGSEPGA encoded by the coding sequence ATGGTTCCCAGGATCCTCCACGTGACGCCCGAGATGGCCCCGCTGATCAAGCGGGGCGGCCTGGGCGACGTGGCGGGCAGCCTGCCCCACGCTCTGGCGGAAGAGGGGCTCGACGCCCGGGTGGTGCTGCCGGCCTATCCGGGGGTCCTCGAGCAGGCCCGGCGGCAGGGACGGTTCTGCCACCGTCTGCAGGGGAAGCTGTCGGTGGCGCTGAACTGGCGTGTCTACCACGCCGCCGTCTTCCACACCCGCATCGGCCGCACCTCCGTCTACCTGCTGGAGCAGCCGGAGCTCTTCAACAGCGAGACCATCTACCCCACGGAGACCACCCCGGAGACGACGCTGCCCTTCGCCTTCCTCTCCCTGGCCGCCCTGGAGCTCCCGGGCGTCACGGAGTGGCGGCCCCACATCTTCCACGTCCACGACTGGCCGGGGGCGCTGCTGCCGACGGCGCTGCGCTGGCACCGCCACTACCGGCATCTGCGGGAGGAGTACGACACGGTGCTGACCATCCACAACCTGGCCCACCAGTGGATCACCACCCCCGACGCCCTGCCGGTGTGGGGGATCGGGAAGGAGTCCTTCACGCTGGACGGTCTGGAGTTCTTCGGGACGGTGAACGTCCTCAAAGGGGGGATCGTCACCGCCGACGCCATCTCCACCGTTTCGCCGCGCTACTCCTGGGAGATCCAGGGGCCTCAGGGCGGCATGGGGCTGGAGGGCGTCCTCACCGCCCAGCGGCACAAGCTGCAGGGGATCCTCAACGGACTGGACGACACCGCCTGGGACCCCGGCGCGGATCCCCTGCTCCCCGCTCACTACAGCAGCACCGAACTGAAGGGCAAGGGGAGGTGCCGGGAGGCGCTGCTCCGGCGCTGCGGCCTCGCCGACGACGGACGACCGCTGGCGGTCTTCGTGGGGCGGCTCTTCGACCAGAAGGGGGTGGACCTCCTCCTGGGGAGCGCCGAAGAGCTCGCCGGCCTCGGGCTGCGCCTGCTGGTGCTGGGCAGCGGCCACCCCGCCTACGAGCGGGCCGTCACCGAGCTGGCCGACCGCTATCCCGGGGACATCTTCGCCCGCACCAGCTTCGACGAGGAGCTGGCCCACCTCCTCTACGCCGGCGGGGACATCCTGCTGATGCCGTCGCTCTTCGAGCCCTGCGGCCTCTCCCAGATGATCGCCCTCCGCTACGGTACGATCCCGGTGGTCCGCGCCGTGGGCGGCCTGGCCGACACGGTCTTCGACGCCGACGGCATGCCCGACGGCAACGGCTTCGTCTTCACCGACCACACCCCAGAGGAGCTCTACCACGCCGTGGAGCGGGCCCTGGAGCACTGGAGACGGGAGGACGACTGGAAAAAGCTGATCACCCGGGGGATGAACGGCGACTACTCCTGGCGGAGCTCGGCGGCCGCCTACCGCCGCCTCTACGAGGGGATGATGGGCTTCGGCAGCGAACCCGGGGCATAG
- the glgC gene encoding glucose-1-phosphate adenylyltransferase gives MIYGKYGRVLGIVLAGGHGKRLMPLTKYRAKPAVPFAAKYRIIDFALSNLINSGLYSIYVLVQFKSQSLNEHIERGWQFGGAMRGRDFFITVVPAQMWTGDHWYKGTADAVFQNLHLITLFDADHVCIFAADHIYKMDTEQMLRFHVDNDADISVAAKMVPASTAHQFGCIATDPNGRVTGFEEKPDHPPEIPGKPGWSYVSMGNYIFRRGALEETLVEDTRAAVSNHDFGKDILPGNIEGYKVMAYDFSDNEIPGNDQPYWKDVGTIEAYWQAHMDLLQHPSPLTVYNPHWPIRTVSYADPPAFSYPWEGQGCSVMGVLRAEGSRVFGATVHHSVLGRNCIINRGAVVEECLIGQDVVIGEGCKLRRTIVDAHNEIPDGTVIGYNPETDGQRYHLDESGIVVVDMPSIKLRSSSVEVPKPGNPESGAGIG, from the coding sequence ATGATCTACGGAAAATACGGACGCGTACTGGGAATCGTTCTCGCCGGGGGACACGGCAAGCGCCTGATGCCGTTGACGAAATACCGCGCCAAACCTGCGGTGCCCTTTGCGGCGAAATACCGGATCATCGACTTCGCGCTCTCCAATCTGATCAACAGCGGGCTCTACTCCATCTATGTGCTGGTGCAGTTCAAGAGCCAGTCGCTGAACGAGCACATCGAGCGGGGCTGGCAGTTCGGCGGGGCCATGCGGGGCCGGGACTTCTTCATCACCGTGGTGCCCGCCCAGATGTGGACCGGCGACCACTGGTACAAGGGAACGGCCGACGCGGTCTTCCAGAACCTGCACCTCATCACGCTCTTCGACGCCGACCATGTCTGCATCTTCGCCGCCGACCACATCTACAAGATGGATACCGAGCAGATGCTGCGGTTCCACGTGGACAACGACGCCGACATCAGCGTGGCGGCCAAGATGGTGCCCGCCTCGACGGCCCACCAGTTCGGCTGCATCGCCACCGACCCGAACGGCCGGGTGACGGGTTTTGAGGAAAAACCGGACCATCCGCCGGAGATCCCCGGCAAGCCGGGCTGGAGCTATGTCTCCATGGGCAACTACATCTTCCGCCGGGGCGCCCTGGAGGAGACCCTGGTGGAGGACACCCGTGCGGCGGTCAGCAACCACGACTTCGGCAAGGACATCCTGCCCGGCAACATCGAGGGCTACAAGGTGATGGCCTACGACTTCTCGGATAACGAGATCCCCGGCAACGACCAGCCCTACTGGAAGGATGTGGGGACCATCGAGGCCTACTGGCAGGCCCACATGGATCTGCTCCAGCACCCCTCGCCGCTGACGGTCTACAACCCCCACTGGCCGATCCGGACGGTCTCCTACGCCGATCCACCGGCCTTCTCCTACCCCTGGGAGGGGCAGGGCTGCTCCGTCATGGGGGTGCTGCGCGCCGAGGGAAGCCGTGTCTTCGGCGCCACGGTGCACCACTCCGTGCTGGGACGGAACTGCATCATCAATCGCGGCGCCGTGGTGGAGGAGTGCCTCATCGGCCAGGATGTGGTCATCGGCGAGGGCTGCAAGCTGCGCCGGACCATCGTGGACGCCCACAACGAGATCCCCGACGGCACGGTGATCGGCTACAACCCGGAGACCGACGGGCAGCGCTACCATCTGGACGAATCGGGGATCGTGGTGGTGGACATGCCGAGCATCAAGCTGCGCAGCTCCTCCGTGGAGGTCCCCAAGCCGGGGAACCCGGAGAGCGGCGCAGGCATCGGATAG
- a CDS encoding GGDEF domain-containing protein: protein MALGRSNPESYTSTLMEEALFQRFPFPMVQGRVVNGVPTVETVNRAFHGQWKGIGHPPFTFAEFVEQLPGPGSAAMVERLLSKPGFVSRVWEVVPGERIVDCTVSRDREGRFVAFLPEYTYEMVVCRLERLRDALNEALQLYDAEALLRELTRVLLDTLGLDWVGVLSWSRQEEGWRLSVSESNASIPEAQDRALPFLERFLHPPEGPSPPVSIGALSVEEGGRWWVRWTEEAGPWTEHFREHGIASLFAGVLITGSSPMVLVTLSGREGALGRVNGDVLRSVWPVLSSTAERHRTIAGLRAVQERDELTGLYSVGGLRRQLAHELNRARRYGYPLSLLALGVANYDEVIEQGGEAIGDEALRRVGHQVSAIVRNVDKAGRLGDCSFLLILPHTPREGAEIVGGRITADVGKMSPLPNLGLDLQAGIVAFRGGEDVPQLDRAMEMLKEAAPEQNA, encoded by the coding sequence GTGGCTCTAGGACGTTCCAATCCCGAATCCTATACGTCCACCCTGATGGAGGAGGCGCTCTTCCAGCGGTTTCCCTTTCCTATGGTGCAGGGACGTGTCGTGAACGGCGTTCCCACCGTGGAGACCGTGAACCGCGCCTTCCACGGACAGTGGAAGGGGATCGGCCATCCCCCCTTCACCTTTGCCGAATTCGTGGAACAGCTCCCCGGCCCGGGGAGCGCGGCCATGGTGGAGCGGCTCCTCTCGAAGCCGGGCTTTGTCAGCCGGGTCTGGGAGGTGGTGCCGGGGGAGCGCATCGTGGACTGCACCGTCTCCCGCGACAGAGAGGGGCGCTTCGTGGCCTTTCTGCCGGAGTACACCTACGAGATGGTGGTCTGCCGGCTGGAACGGCTCCGGGACGCCCTCAACGAGGCCCTCCAGCTCTACGACGCCGAAGCTCTGCTCCGGGAGCTGACCCGGGTGCTCCTGGACACCCTGGGGCTCGACTGGGTGGGGGTGCTGTCGTGGAGCCGGCAGGAGGAGGGCTGGAGGCTCTCCGTCTCCGAGAGCAACGCCTCCATCCCCGAGGCCCAGGACCGGGCGCTGCCCTTTCTGGAGCGTTTCCTTCATCCTCCCGAGGGGCCGTCGCCGCCGGTATCCATCGGCGCCCTCTCCGTGGAGGAGGGGGGCAGATGGTGGGTCCGGTGGACCGAGGAGGCCGGCCCCTGGACGGAGCATTTCCGGGAGCACGGCATCGCGTCGCTCTTCGCCGGCGTGCTCATCACCGGCTCCAGCCCCATGGTGCTGGTCACCCTCTCGGGCCGGGAGGGCGCCCTGGGGCGCGTCAACGGCGATGTGCTCCGTTCGGTCTGGCCTGTCCTGAGCTCCACGGCGGAGCGGCACCGCACCATCGCCGGGCTTCGGGCCGTGCAGGAGCGGGACGAGCTCACCGGTCTCTACTCCGTCGGGGGCCTCCGCCGCCAGCTGGCCCACGAGCTGAATCGGGCCAGACGCTACGGATACCCCCTCTCCCTGCTCGCCCTGGGGGTGGCCAACTACGATGAGGTGATCGAACAGGGCGGCGAAGCGATCGGCGACGAGGCCCTCCGCCGCGTCGGCCACCAGGTGAGCGCCATCGTCCGCAACGTGGACAAGGCGGGTCGGCTGGGCGATTGTTCCTTTCTGCTGATCCTGCCCCATACCCCCCGGGAAGGGGCGGAGATCGTGGGCGGGCGCATCACGGCGGATGTGGGCAAGATGAGCCCCCTGCCGAACCTGGGTCTGGATCTCCAGGCGGGGATTGTCGCCTTCCGGGGCGGCGAGGATGTCCCCCAGCTCGACCGGGCGATGGAGATGCTCAAGGAGGCCGCCCCGGAACAGAATGCATAG